One genomic segment of Streptomyces niveus includes these proteins:
- a CDS encoding S8 family serine peptidase gives MLMTSESASSISGPRRVARVAAATGLAAALIATGALPVFAAPAADDPAASAPVKPAKSATEKLGSDDVDLLDKAVAEGEKNVTVMVATAPGQTEQVSDQFDAVSGAVVGKTYDELGYVRATLPTGKAEAALKAAGKLSSVHGIDLKHEIELDDPTPAADTVKGAAKAAGAQASTAPGANTPAKNPYNPSFETGAVDFVKQNPKADGRGVTIGILDSGIDLGHPALQKTTTGERKIVDWVTATDPVNDGDGTWRPMQLDVKGPSFTVNNRTYTAPAGDYKFNLFAESATRGGDMAGDLNRDGDTTDVWAMLYDPGTRTVRIDLNNDGKFANDTVMKPYKNGFQVGYFGEDDPKTEIVERIPFVIEVRQDVVNNSGVKSDYVNIGVIEGSHGTHVAGITAANSLFGGKMNGAAPGAKLVSSRACTWSGGCTNIALTEGMADLVIERGVDIVNMSIGGLPALNDGNNARAELYTRLIDTYGVQLVISAGNSGPGLNTIGDPSVADKVISVGASISKETWAANYGSVVSKKYDMLPFSSRGPREDGGFAPIISAPGAAINTTQTWYPGGPVAEAGYQLPPGYSMLQGTSMASPQAAGASALLLSAAKQKGIELTPAKLRTALTSTATKIADKQAHEQGAGLIDIVGAWDAIKDGAKAHEYAVKAPVDTAIDYALKTPGFGTGLYDREGGLQAGKARTYDVTVTRTTGPGGLVEHQLNWKYNDGTFKLLSGKKVKLPKNKAVTVTVQAKADQAGAHSAILELDDRSTTGVDKQILATVVVSKKLAKPSFTYSSLGSVERNSTESYFVTVPEGAKSLEVALGGLADGSQTRFISLHPYGTPVDPTSTVNCYPNYTNPANTCRPDLRSYTDPQPGVWEVEVESRRTSPLLNNPYKLDVAVLGVEFDPAVSTLPEAEVGTPAPVEWTVTNGFAAIDGKLAGGSLGSAKVDRPSIGHGEEKETTVTLGEGVERLDVAIGGVSDQSADLDLAVFRDGVLVGQAADGDSEEAVSLIKPAAGEYTFVVAGYSVPAGTTEYNYRDVFYSASLGKVTVGDAPVKIANGASAEVSAEVTVAGAAPEGRQFFGEVQLLNTRGTAAGTGSVVIEKVLP, from the coding sequence ATGCTGATGACCTCCGAATCCGCGAGCTCCATATCCGGTCCGAGACGCGTGGCTCGGGTCGCCGCCGCCACGGGCCTGGCCGCAGCGCTGATAGCCACCGGCGCGCTGCCTGTCTTCGCCGCTCCGGCCGCCGACGACCCGGCCGCCTCCGCACCTGTGAAACCCGCCAAGTCCGCCACCGAGAAGCTCGGTTCGGACGATGTCGATCTGCTCGACAAGGCGGTGGCCGAGGGTGAGAAGAACGTCACCGTGATGGTGGCCACGGCCCCGGGCCAGACCGAGCAGGTCTCCGACCAGTTCGACGCCGTCTCCGGCGCGGTGGTCGGCAAGACGTACGACGAGCTCGGTTACGTACGGGCCACCCTGCCCACCGGCAAGGCCGAGGCCGCGCTCAAGGCGGCCGGGAAGCTCTCCTCCGTCCACGGCATCGACCTCAAGCACGAGATCGAGCTGGACGACCCGACGCCCGCCGCCGACACGGTGAAGGGCGCCGCGAAGGCCGCCGGCGCCCAGGCCTCCACGGCGCCCGGCGCGAACACCCCGGCGAAGAACCCGTACAACCCGTCCTTCGAGACGGGCGCGGTCGATTTCGTCAAGCAGAACCCGAAGGCGGACGGCCGCGGGGTCACCATCGGCATCCTCGACTCGGGCATCGACCTGGGCCACCCGGCGCTGCAGAAGACCACCACCGGCGAGCGCAAGATCGTCGACTGGGTCACGGCGACGGACCCGGTCAACGACGGTGACGGCACCTGGCGTCCGATGCAGCTCGACGTCAAGGGCCCGTCGTTCACGGTCAACAACCGCACGTACACGGCCCCCGCCGGCGACTACAAGTTCAACCTCTTCGCCGAGTCCGCCACGCGCGGCGGCGACATGGCCGGGGACCTGAACCGCGACGGCGACACCACCGACGTGTGGGCGATGCTGTACGACCCGGGCACCCGGACCGTGCGCATCGACCTCAACAACGACGGCAAGTTCGCCAACGACACGGTGATGAAGCCGTACAAGAACGGCTTCCAGGTCGGCTACTTCGGCGAGGACGACCCGAAGACCGAGATTGTCGAGCGCATCCCGTTCGTCATCGAGGTCCGCCAGGACGTCGTCAACAACTCGGGCGTCAAGTCCGACTACGTCAACATCGGTGTCATCGAGGGCTCGCACGGCACCCACGTCGCCGGTATCACCGCGGCGAACAGCCTGTTCGGCGGCAAGATGAACGGCGCGGCGCCCGGCGCCAAGCTCGTCTCCTCGCGCGCCTGCACCTGGAGCGGCGGCTGCACCAACATCGCCCTCACGGAGGGCATGGCCGACCTCGTCATCGAGCGCGGCGTGGACATCGTCAACATGTCCATCGGCGGACTGCCGGCGCTGAACGACGGCAACAACGCTCGCGCCGAGCTGTACACGCGGCTCATCGACACCTACGGCGTCCAGCTCGTGATCTCCGCGGGCAACTCCGGCCCCGGCCTCAACACCATCGGTGACCCGTCCGTGGCCGACAAGGTCATCTCGGTCGGCGCCTCGATCTCCAAGGAGACGTGGGCGGCCAACTACGGCTCGGTCGTGTCGAAGAAGTACGACATGCTGCCGTTCTCGTCCCGCGGTCCGCGTGAGGACGGTGGCTTCGCGCCGATCATCTCGGCCCCCGGCGCCGCCATCAACACCACGCAGACCTGGTACCCCGGAGGTCCCGTCGCCGAGGCCGGCTACCAGCTGCCGCCCGGCTACTCGATGCTTCAGGGCACCTCGATGGCCTCCCCGCAGGCCGCCGGCGCGAGCGCGCTGCTGCTGTCGGCCGCCAAGCAGAAGGGGATCGAGCTGACCCCCGCGAAGCTGCGGACGGCTCTCACCTCCACCGCCACCAAGATCGCCGACAAGCAGGCTCACGAACAGGGCGCGGGTCTCATCGACATCGTCGGCGCCTGGGACGCGATCAAGGACGGCGCGAAGGCGCACGAGTACGCCGTCAAGGCCCCGGTCGACACCGCGATCGACTACGCGCTGAAGACGCCGGGCTTCGGCACCGGCCTGTACGACCGCGAGGGCGGCCTCCAGGCCGGCAAGGCCCGGACGTACGACGTCACCGTCACCCGCACCACCGGCCCCGGCGGTCTGGTGGAGCACCAGCTCAACTGGAAGTACAACGACGGCACCTTCAAGCTGCTGAGCGGCAAGAAGGTCAAGCTGCCGAAGAACAAGGCCGTCACCGTCACGGTGCAGGCCAAGGCCGACCAGGCGGGCGCGCACAGCGCGATCCTGGAGCTGGACGACCGCTCCACCACGGGCGTGGACAAGCAGATCCTCGCCACGGTGGTCGTCTCCAAGAAGCTGGCGAAGCCCTCGTTCACGTACTCCTCGCTGGGCTCGGTCGAGCGCAACAGCACGGAGTCGTACTTCGTCACGGTCCCCGAGGGCGCCAAGTCCCTCGAGGTCGCCCTGGGCGGACTCGCGGACGGCAGCCAGACCCGCTTCATCAGCCTCCACCCGTACGGGACGCCGGTCGACCCGACCTCGACCGTCAACTGCTACCCGAACTACACGAACCCGGCCAACACCTGCCGTCCGGACCTGCGGTCCTACACCGACCCGCAGCCCGGCGTCTGGGAGGTCGAGGTCGAGTCGCGTCGCACGTCGCCGCTGCTGAACAACCCGTACAAGCTCGATGTCGCCGTTCTGGGCGTCGAGTTCGACCCGGCGGTCAGCACGCTGCCCGAGGCCGAGGTCGGTACACCGGCCCCGGTCGAGTGGACCGTCACCAACGGGTTCGCCGCCATCGACGGCAAGCTCGCGGGCGGCTCGCTCGGCTCGGCGAAGGTCGACCGGCCTTCGATCGGCCACGGCGAGGAGAAGGAGACGACCGTCACCCTCGGTGAGGGTGTCGAGCGGCTCGACGTGGCCATCGGCGGCGTCTCGGACCAGTCGGCGGACCTGGACCTCGCGGTCTTCAGGGACGGCGTGCTCGTCGGCCAGGCGGCCGACGGCGACTCCGAGGAAGCCGTCAGCCTGATCAAGCCGGCGGCCGGTGAGTACACCTTCGTGGTGGCCGGCTACTCGGTCCCGGCCGGGACCACCGAGTACAACTACCGCGACGTGTTCTACTCGGCGTCGCTCGGCAAGGTCACGGTCGGCGACGCCCCGGTGAAGATCGCCAACGGCGCGTCGGCGGAGGTCTCCGCCGAGGTGACGGTGGCCGGCGCGGCTCCGGAGGGCCGGCAGTTCTTCGGCGAGGTCCAGCTGCTGAACACGCGCGGTACGGCCGCGGGCACCGGCAGCGTCGTGATCGAGAAGGTCCTGCCGTAA